The Amycolatopsis nigrescens CSC17Ta-90 genomic interval GCCGCCGCGAGCCACCCTCCGGGCGGCCCCCGTCGACTGGATAGTGCATGACCCTCAAGTCCACAAAGGAGTAAAACAAATGATTCTGGTCACCGGAGCCACCGGCAAGATCGGCCGTGAACTGGTCCCCCTGCTGCTCGCCAAGGGCGCGCCGGTGCGGGCACTCACCCGCGACCCGGCGAAGGCCCGCTTCGACCCCGAGGTGGACGTCGTCCGCGGCGACCTCGACGACCCGGCCACCCTGCCCGCCGCGCTGAAGGGGGTGGACGCGGTCTTCGTGCTCACCTCCGGGCACGGCGGGGACGGCCCCGCCCAGGAGGCGAACCTGGCCGCCGCGGCGACCGCCGCCGGTGCCGCCCGGCTGGTGAAGATCTCCACCACCGGCGTGCACTTCGGCGGCACCGACCCGATTTCGAGCGGGCACCGGGTGTCCGAGGAGATCATCCGGAACGCCGGCCCGCACTGGACGATCCTGCAGCCCGGCGCGTTCATGGACAACCGGTTCGCCTGGCTGAAGTCCGTGCGCGAGGAAGGCGTCGCCTACGTGACCGAGGGCGAGCCGGACTCCGCGATGATTCACTGCCGGGACATCGCCGCGGTCGCCGCCGAGGTGCTCACCACCGACGGGCACCACGGCGCGACCTACCAGCTGACCGGCGGCGCGGCGCTGTCCGCCGAGCAGCAGGTGGCTGTGCTGGCCGAAGCGGTCGGGCGGCCGCTTCGGCTGGCGGTCGAATCCGAGCAGGTGACCAGGGCGCGGTTCGCATCATGGGGCTGGACCGGCCCGGCGATCGACGGCATGTTCAAGATGCGGCGCTCCTCCCCGGAAGCCCATCGGACTGTCTTCGACACCGTCACCACCCTCCTCGGCCGCCCTGCCCTCACCTTCACCGACTGGTCCCGCCAACACGCCCACCTCTTCCGCTGATCAGTTGTCCCTTAAGGCCACCATGGGGGCGTTGGATGCCCTCATGGTGGCCTTAAGGGACTGGGGCGTTAGGCCATTCGGGTGGGGGTGGGCCCAGCGAGTAGGGGAAATGGCTGGGCTGGACGACCGCTGTGCGGGATGCTTCATCTTGTGTTGAAATCGGGGGGCATGCGGCGGGTGCCCACCCTTTTCCTGGTGCTCACCATCGGCTTCCTGGCTGTGGCCGGGTGGTCCATCGTTTCGCGCGCGGCGGCGCCCAGCGACGGCACGGCGGTGAACGCCGGGGATACCGCGGTTGCCGCCGATCAGGTCATCATCCGCGACGCCGTCCCCGGCGGGCCGCTGCGCGAAGGCGACCGGCTGATCGCTGTCAACGGAGTGGTCCCGGCGCAGGGACGCCTGGCCGAGCCGGTCCGGGCCGGCGACGTGCTGCACTACGAGATCGTGCGCGACGAGCAACGGCAGACCGTCGAGGTCACCCTGCGAACCTACGACCTGGCCGGCAACCTCGGCCGGGCCTGGCCTTCGCTGCTGGTGAACTTCGCGCTGCTGGGCACCGCGCTGGTGATCTTCCTGATCCGGCCGCGGGACCCGGCCGCGCACGCCGGCATCCTCGCCTCCGGGATCGGGGTGGCCACCATCGCCGCCTCCGGCTGTTTCCAGCTGGAGGCGCTCGACCTCTTCGCCGGCGGGCAGTTCCTGCGCTGGTACGGCGGCGAGTTCTGCTTTGCCCTGCTCTGGGGCGGCATGCTGCACTTCGCGCTGGCCTTTCCCGAGGTGACCGACCGACAGCGGCACCGGCGCTGGGTGATCGCCGGTTACCTCGGCGCCGTGGGGCTCTACGCGGTGATCGCCGGGTACGCGTCGCTGGTGGTGGACGAGCCGCTGGCCAGGCTGGCGCTGCTCGGCTCGCCGGCGATCGGCTCGCTGTACGTCTACCCGTTCCTGGTGTCCGGGGTGCTGATCGGCAAGTACGTCCGGTACCGGGACGTGATGCTGCGCCGTCGGCTGCGCTGGCTGGCCGGTTCGCTCGGCGGCGGGGCCGCGCTCTACCTCGCGGTGTGGATCCTGCCCACCGCGCTGGCCGGTGAGCCGCCGATTCCGCTGGAGTACCAGACGCTGGCCTTCCTGCCGGTGCCGTTCGCGGTGACCGTGGCCATCCTGCGCCACCGCGCGCTGAACATCGAGGTGGTGCTCGGCCGGTCGCTGGTCTACGGCACGCTCACCGTGCTGCTGGCCGGGGTCTACATCGGCGTGGTCAGCCTGCTGAGCCTGCTCTTCCCGCCGCTGGACCAGCTTTGGCAGCAGGCCGTCGCGGCCGCGGTGCTGGCGCTGGCGGTGCAGCCGCTGCGAGCCCGGCTGCAGGCGGTGGTCAACACCAAGCTGTACGGCGAACGCAACGACCCCTACCGGGTGGTGTCAACGCTGGCCCAACGGCTGGAGAACATCCACACCCCGGAGGAGCAACTGCCGGCGGTGGTGGAAACGATCGGCGTCGCCCTGCGATTGCCTTATGTGGCCATCGAACTCGACCGGAACTCCGGCACCGAGCGCGCCGCCAGCTACGGCACGCCCACCCCGCTGTGCCACCGGCTCCCGCTCAGCTACCAGGGCGAGCTGGTCGGCCAGCTGGTGATCGCCCGCCGCGGCCCGCGCGAGGTGCTCCGCCGCAAGGAACGCTCGATGCTGGCCGAGGTCGCCCGGCACGCCGGCACCGTGGTGCACACCGCCCGGCTGACCACCGACCTGCTGCGCAGCCGCGACCGGCTGGTGACCGCCCGCGAAGAAGAACGCCGCCGCCTGGTGCGGGAGCTGCACGACGGGGTCGGCACCACGCTGGCCGCGATCACCCTCGGCCTGCACGCGACCCAACGCACCCTCGGCGAAGCGGTGCCGGCGTCGGTGCTGCTCGCCCGGCTCCAGGTGGCGCTGGGCGAGGCGATCACCGAGATCCGGCGGCTGACCCACGGCCTTCGACCGCCGGTGCTGGAGAAACTGGGGCTGCTGGCGGCGATCGAGGACTATGTCGGCACACTCAACCAGGCGGTCGACCCAGCCGGGTGCGAGTTCACGCTGGACGCGCCGGCCGAACTGCCCGCGCTGCCCCCGGCGGTGGACGTCGCCGCCTACCGGATCGTCTGTGAGGCACTGACCAACGTGACCAAACACGCCGAGGCCCGCACCTGCACCGTCGAACTCCGGACCGGGGACGGCCTGCGGATCACCATCACCGACGACGGGATCGGCCTGCCGTCCCGGCCATGCCCCGGCCCCGGCATCGGGCTCGGCTCGATGCGGGAACGGGCCACCGAGCTCGGCGGCGAGTTCCGGGCCGAACGGCTGGCCGGCGGCGGCACCATGGTGTCCGCGAGCCTGCCGATGCCGGAGGACGCCCCATGAGCGAGCGGAAGCTGCGGGTGCTGGTGGTGGACGACCACCCGCTGTTCCGGTTCGGGGTGTGCACCATGCTCGGCGCCGAACCCGAGATCGAGGTGGTCGGCGAAGCGGCGGGCGGCACGAACGCGGTGAGCGCGACCGCGGCGCTCTGCCCGGACGTGGTGGTGATGGACCTGCAGCTGCCCGACATCAGCGGGGTGGAGGCGACCAGCCGGATACTGGCCGAGCGCCCGGACACCCGGGTGCTGGTGCTCACCA includes:
- a CDS encoding NAD(P)H-binding protein; amino-acid sequence: MILVTGATGKIGRELVPLLLAKGAPVRALTRDPAKARFDPEVDVVRGDLDDPATLPAALKGVDAVFVLTSGHGGDGPAQEANLAAAATAAGAARLVKISTTGVHFGGTDPISSGHRVSEEIIRNAGPHWTILQPGAFMDNRFAWLKSVREEGVAYVTEGEPDSAMIHCRDIAAVAAEVLTTDGHHGATYQLTGGAALSAEQQVAVLAEAVGRPLRLAVESEQVTRARFASWGWTGPAIDGMFKMRRSSPEAHRTVFDTVTTLLGRPALTFTDWSRQHAHLFR
- a CDS encoding sensor histidine kinase, whose product is MRRVPTLFLVLTIGFLAVAGWSIVSRAAAPSDGTAVNAGDTAVAADQVIIRDAVPGGPLREGDRLIAVNGVVPAQGRLAEPVRAGDVLHYEIVRDEQRQTVEVTLRTYDLAGNLGRAWPSLLVNFALLGTALVIFLIRPRDPAAHAGILASGIGVATIAASGCFQLEALDLFAGGQFLRWYGGEFCFALLWGGMLHFALAFPEVTDRQRHRRWVIAGYLGAVGLYAVIAGYASLVVDEPLARLALLGSPAIGSLYVYPFLVSGVLIGKYVRYRDVMLRRRLRWLAGSLGGGAALYLAVWILPTALAGEPPIPLEYQTLAFLPVPFAVTVAILRHRALNIEVVLGRSLVYGTLTVLLAGVYIGVVSLLSLLFPPLDQLWQQAVAAAVLALAVQPLRARLQAVVNTKLYGERNDPYRVVSTLAQRLENIHTPEEQLPAVVETIGVALRLPYVAIELDRNSGTERAASYGTPTPLCHRLPLSYQGELVGQLVIARRGPREVLRRKERSMLAEVARHAGTVVHTARLTTDLLRSRDRLVTAREEERRRLVRELHDGVGTTLAAITLGLHATQRTLGEAVPASVLLARLQVALGEAITEIRRLTHGLRPPVLEKLGLLAAIEDYVGTLNQAVDPAGCEFTLDAPAELPALPPAVDVAAYRIVCEALTNVTKHAEARTCTVELRTGDGLRITITDDGIGLPSRPCPGPGIGLGSMRERATELGGEFRAERLAGGGTMVSASLPMPEDAP